One segment of Tenrec ecaudatus isolate mTenEca1 chromosome 1, mTenEca1.hap1, whole genome shotgun sequence DNA contains the following:
- the LOC142432006 gene encoding olfactory receptor 7A5-like codes for MEPRNHTQFQHFILLGLSEEAELQPLLFGLFLSMYLVTFTGNLLIILAIIKDSHLHTPMYFFLSNLSFVDICSTSTTVPKMLLNIQMQNRVISYAHCITQMYFFMVFGGLDHFLLTVMAYDRFVAICHPLHYTVIMNPRFCGLLLLASWLLSVLDALLHGLMVLRLSFCTELEISHFFCELHQLVQLACSDTFLNTLVIYFAAGLLGVIPLSGILFSYTKIVSSILKISSAEGKYKAFSTCGSHLSVVSLFYGTALGVNLSSATTQNSRSSAIASVMYTVATPMLNPFIYSLRNKDIKLALGKLCS; via the coding sequence ATGGAACCAAGAAACCACACACAGTTTCAACATTTCATCCTGTTGGGGCTCTCTGAAGAGgcagagctgcagcccctccttTTTGGACTGTTCCTGTCTATGTACTTGGTCACCTTcactgggaacctgctcatcatcctggccatcatCAAGGACAgccacctccacacacccatgtacttcttcctgtcCAACCTCTCCTTTGTAGACATCTgttccacctccaccactgtcccAAAGATGCTGCTGAACATCCAGATGCAGAACAGAGTTATTTCTTATGCACACTGTATCACCCAGATGTATTTTTTCATGGTTTTTGGAGGATTAGATCATTTCCTGTTGAcagtgatggcctatgaccggTTTGTAGCCATCTGTCACCCACTGCACTACACGGTCATCATGAACCCAAGGTTCTGTGGTCTCCTGCTTCTGGCCTCCTGGTTATTGAGTGTACTGGATGCTCTATTACATGGGTTAATGGTTTTGCGTTTGTCCTTTTGTACAGAGTTAGAAATctcccattttttctgtgaacttcaccAGCTAGTTCAACTTGCTTGCTCTGACACATTCCTCAATACCTTAGTAATTTATTTTGCAGCTGGGCTTCTAGGTGTTATTCCACTCAGTGGAATCCTTTTTTCTTATACAAAAATTGTGTcttccattttgaaaatttcatcagctgagggcaaatataaagccttttccacttgTGGGTCTCACCTCTCTGTGGTTTCCTTGTTTTATGGTACTGCTCTTGGGGTTAATCTCAGTTCAGCTACTACTCAAAATTCCAGGTCCAGTGCAATTGCCTCAGTGATGTACACTGTAGCTACACCCATGCTGAACCCCTTcatctacagtcttagaaacaagGACATAAAGCTGGCCCTAGGGAAACTTTGCAGTTGA
- the LOC142448515 gene encoding olfactory receptor 7A5-like — MEPRNHTHFQHFILLGLSEEAELQPLLFGVFLSMYLVTFTGNLLIILAIIKDNHLHTPMYFFLSNLSFVDICSTSTTVPKMLLNIQMQNRVISYEHCMTQMYFFLLFTGLDHFLLTVMAYDRFVAICHPLHYTVIMNPRLCGLLLLACWLLSVLQGLLHGLMVLRLSFCTELEISHFFCELHQLVQLACSDTFLNTLVIYFAAGILGVIPLTGILFSYTKIVSSILKISSAGGKYKAFSTCGSHLSVVSLFYGTALGVNLSFAASQNSSSSAIASVMYTVATPMLNPFIYSLRNKDIKQAIGKLCG; from the coding sequence ATGGAACCAAGAAATCACACACATTTTCAACATTTCATCCTGTTGGGGCTCTCAGAAGAGgcagagctgcagcccctcctcttCGGAGTCTTCCTGTCTATGTACTTGGTCACCTTcactgggaacctgctcatcatcctggccatcatCAAGGACaaccacctccacacacccatgtacttcttcctctccaacctctcctttgTAGACATCTgttccacctccaccactgtcccAAAGATGCTGTTGAACATCCAGATGCAGAACAGAGTTATTTCTTATGAACACTGTATGACCCAGATGTATTTTTTCCTGCTTTTTACAGGATTGGATCATTTCCTCTTGACAGTGATGGCTTATGACCGGTTTGTAGCCATCTGTCACCCACTGCACTACACGGTAATCATGAACCCAAGGTTATGTGGTCTCCTGCTACTGGCCTGCTGGTTATTGAGTGTACTGCAGGGTTTATTACATGGGTTAATGGTTTTGCGTTTGTCCTTTTGTACAGAGTTAGAAATctcccattttttctgtgaacttcaccAGCTAGTTCAACTTGCTTGCTCTGACACATTCCTCAATACCTTAGTGATTTATTTTGCTGCTGGGATTCTGGGTGTTATTCCACTCACTGGAATCCTTTTTTCTTATACAAAAATTGTGTcctccattttgaaaatttcatcagctgggggcaaatataaagccttttccacttgTGGGTCTCACCTCTCTGTGGTTTCCTTGTTTTATGGTACTGCTCTTGGGGTTAATCTCAGTTTTGCTGCTTCTCAAAACTCTAGTTCCAGTGCAATCGCCTCAGTAATGTACACTGTAGCCACACCCATGCTGAACCCCtttatttacagtcttagaaacaaggatataAAGCAGGCCATAGGGAAACTTTGTGGCTGA